Part of the bacterium genome, GTCAAAGTCGGAGATGATGATAAAGTCCCCGGAATCGGCACCACTCACGTCGCAATATTACAGCTTGGTTTAAAACAAAAGACCGAAGACTACGGCGTGAATTATCTTGATGCCGATGGACAAGTGAAATTTTTCCAGCGCAACTGGGCGGGGGGCTGCGCCCGCGGTTTCATTAACTTCATTCCCTTATACGAAAAGGAAGGGGCAATTCTTGCCACCGGTCATGTCGGAAATGCTGCGGCAAAAATGACCGATCTGAAGAAAACTCTCGAGATTGAATTGCGGGTATTGCGTGAGAATCCATCATTCTTTTTATGCGACGATCCGCTTTGTTCGTCGTGCCGGACATCTTGGGAGTTTCTCAAAAAAACCCCTTCTTATTATCTGATGAAAACATTTGCACCACTGGTTCGAGGTACGAAGATATCCGCTTCGATTAAATCACTTCGTAAGCGGTTGGCGCGATGAAGCTATGTGTAAAGTGTAAAAATCCATCGCTTCCCGAACGGCGGTACATTCTCGATTGCATACTGTCGGATATTCTTGGGCTTTCGTACGAGCTGTTGC contains:
- a CDS encoding AAC(3) family N-acetyltransferase; the encoded protein is MSDATEPTGYTKEILKEHLSALGIRKGNILLVKASLKSVGKVVGGAQALVDAFVETVGEEGTVISASFVSGYPLPFSEEDAKKVVTVETPSYAGAFTNTMVKDPRMYRSRHPLQKFVAIGKDAKELMERHTAQTGAYEVVNWMIEKGGLNVKVGDDDKVPGIGTTHVAILQLGLKQKTEDYGVNYLDADGQVKFFQRNWAGGCARGFINFIPLYEKEGAILATGHVGNAAAKMTDLKKTLEIELRVLRENPSFFLCDDPLCSSCRTSWEFLKKTPSYYLMKTFAPLVRGTKISASIKSLRKRLAR